CCGTCGACGGCGGGATTCAAGAAGAACCTAGCCATGGCATCCGCTGAAACCATCGCCAAGGGGCTCAGCGGACGTAAGAACGGTGCGGGCTGGATGGCCCGTTGTCCGGCCCATGACGACCGCAGAGCTAGCCTGACGATCATCCTGACGTTAATCGACACGGCCTTGAAGATACAGGCGTCAGCATTGCGTGAGCGGGGTCCAGCGTGAGCAGCCACCACCCAAACCATCGCTTGGTGAAGGTCTACCGGACCTACACGGTGGAGGAGATCGCCCAACTCTTTGGGAAGCACAAGAACACAGTCCGTAATTGGCTCCGGGAGGGGCTCACGGTGATCGACGACAGGCGTCCGGCTCTCGTCCTGGGCTCCACCCTTGTCGCGTTTCTCAAGAAGCGGCGGGGGCAAAACAAGCAAAAGCTAAAGCCGGGAGAAATCTATTGCGTGAGATGTCGCGTCGCCGTTAGGCCAGCGGGCGGAATGGCCGACTGCGTCCAAGTCACTGACACGACCGGCAATCTCCGCGGCATTTGCCCAAGTTGCGATTTGCTCATACACCGCCGTGTCAGCCTCGCCAGGATCGATGCCGTAATTGGCAATCTGGAGGTCACGCTTGAACGCGCAGGGGAGCACATAAGGGGAAGGGCCGTTCCCTCCCTAAATTGTGGCTTGAGCGAAGGAGCGTAACCCCATGACGACATACAATGCCCGAAACGAGCGGATGAAGCGGGAATACCTAATATTCTTGAAGGAGGCCAAGCGCCGGAATGAGGCATCTGTCGACGGCGTGGTAGCGGCCTTGCACCGGTTCGAGGTCTATACCGGCTTCCGCGACTTTCGGCAGTTCCATATCCAACAGGCGATCGGGTTCAAGCGGCACTTGGCGCAGGAGAAGAACGCACGCACGGGCAAATCGCTCAGCAAGGCGACGATGCACACGATACTGTCGGCTCTGAAAGCCTTCTTTCAGTGGCTGGCGGGGCGGCCCGGCTACAAGTCTCGGCTCACCTATGCCGACTCGGAGTATTTCAACCTCACGGAAAAGGAAACGCGAGAGGCCAAGGCCCATACCGAACGCCCGGTACCGACCATCGAGCAAATCTGCCATGTCCTTGGCCTCATGCCGGCAGAGGCGGAGATTGAACGACGAAACCGGGCTCTTATCGCGTTCACGCTGCTTACGGGTGCGCGAGACGGGGCGATTGCGTCGCTGAAACTCAAGCATATCGACTTGGTCGAGGGCCGCGTATTACATGATGCTAGAGAGGTTCGAACAAAATTTTCCAAGTCCTTTCCGACCTACTTCTTCCCGGTAGGGGACGACGCACGCCGAATCGTGCAAGAATGGGTCGATTTTCTGCGAACCGAAAAGCTGTGGAGCAACGACGATCCGCTCTTTCCCGCGACCGAGGTGTCCCAAGGCAACAATCAGCAATTCCGCGCGTCGGGTCTGGCTCACTCGCACTGGAATACGTCATCGCCGATTCGCAATATCTTCCGGAAGGCGTTTGAACTGGCCGGCTTGCCCTACTTTCATCCGCACAGCTTCCGAAAGACGCTGGCGCAGCTGGGCGAACGTATCTGCCGGACGCCCGAGGAGTTCAAGGCTTGGAGCCAAAACCTGGGGCATGAGAAAGTAATGACGACTTTCTCTAGCTATGGTGCTGTTGCCACCTCTCGCCAAGCTGAAATCTTCCGCCGACTTGGTCAGCCGGACCGGCCTGATATCCCGATGGAGGCGTTGGCAGAACAGCTCCGTCAGATCGCAGCATGCATGCCGTCAGGTTCATAACCGGAAGGTCGTAGGTTCGAATCCTACCCCCGCAACCAGTAAAAACAAGGGCTTAGCCGAAACCGGCTAGGCCCTTTGTCATGCAAGGGCTACCTTGGGGCTACCCACGAGAGTAATTTTGATGAGCCGTCAGTAGCCATTCGGCG
This genomic window from Candidatus Glassbacteria bacterium contains:
- a CDS encoding site-specific integrase; translated protein: MTTYNARNERMKREYLIFLKEAKRRNEASVDGVVAALHRFEVYTGFRDFRQFHIQQAIGFKRHLAQEKNARTGKSLSKATMHTILSALKAFFQWLAGRPGYKSRLTYADSEYFNLTEKETREAKAHTERPVPTIEQICHVLGLMPAEAEIERRNRALIAFTLLTGARDGAIASLKLKHIDLVEGRVLHDAREVRTKFSKSFPTYFFPVGDDARRIVQEWVDFLRTEKLWSNDDPLFPATEVSQGNNQQFRASGLAHSHWNTSSPIRNIFRKAFELAGLPYFHPHSFRKTLAQLGERICRTPEEFKAWSQNLGHEKVMTTFSSYGAVATSRQAEIFRRLGQPDRPDIPMEALAEQLRQIAACMPSGS
- a CDS encoding helix-turn-helix domain-containing protein, which codes for MSSHHPNHRLVKVYRTYTVEEIAQLFGKHKNTVRNWLREGLTVIDDRRPALVLGSTLVAFLKKRRGQNKQKLKPGEIYCVRCRVAVRPAGGMADCVQVTDTTGNLRGICPSCDLLIHRRVSLARIDAVIGNLEVTLERAGEHIRGRAVPSLNCGLSEGA